The Priestia aryabhattai genome contains a region encoding:
- a CDS encoding Na(+)/H(+) antiporter subunit B encodes MKKNDLILQTTTKVVTFIIIIFAIHLFFAGHYTPGGGFVGGLTTSAALVLLLLAFDIKTVSKVIPLDYKKVAASGLLLAILTGLGSFIFKVPFLTHTYSYFNLPLLGKTSLATVVLFDLGVYLVVVGVTMTIIQTIGESE; translated from the coding sequence GTGAAAAAAAATGATTTGATTTTACAAACAACAACGAAAGTAGTCACGTTCATTATTATCATTTTTGCCATTCATCTCTTCTTTGCAGGTCATTATACACCTGGAGGAGGGTTTGTTGGGGGACTTACTACCTCAGCTGCCCTTGTATTACTACTGCTGGCTTTCGATATAAAAACCGTATCGAAAGTCATCCCACTTGATTATAAGAAAGTTGCGGCTTCCGGATTGCTGCTAGCGATTTTAACGGGGCTGGGGTCATTTATTTTCAAAGTTCCATTTCTAACTCACACGTACAGCTATTTTAACCTTCCTCTTCTCGGGAAAACATCTTTAGCTACAGTGGTACTATTTGATTTAGGCGTATATCTAGTAGTTGTTGGTGTTACAATGACCATTATTCAAACGATTGGAGAGAGTGAATAG
- a CDS encoding Na+/H+ antiporter subunit A, with translation MSWLHLVILSPFLLAFVVPLLYRKFQRIHTGWFVLPLPLVLFIYFTQYISGVSKGETYLHSMKWIPSLGINFDAYVDGLGLLFSLLITGIGTLVILYSIYYLSKTKEALHSFYVYLLLFMGSMLGVVLSDNLMNLYSFWELTSLSSFLLIGYWYKREKSQYGALKSMLITVFGGLSLLAGIVLLYVMTGTFSIREIISNVDVVTSSHLFIPALVLILLGAFTKSAQFPFHIWLPDAMEAPTPVSAYLHSATMVKAGIYLLARLSPVFAISATWFFVISIVGLITLFWGSFSAVKQQDLKGILAFSTISQLGMIMSLIGVGSAAIHYDFLDDNIYLVALTAAVFHLINHATFKGSLFMVVGIVDHETGTRDIRKLGGLMSFMPVTFTMAIIGGFSMAGLPPFNGFLSKEMFFTGMVNVTKMDMYSMQTWGILLPITAWVGSIFTFVYSMILVFKTFTGKYQPEKLEKKPHEAPVGMLISPVILASLVVIFGFAPNLLESILIEPTMASIAPSLLAEGKEYQVHIKFWHGFTPELFMTLGVITFGILLFMTLQKWSKIYTRFPSSLTLNNGYNYGIKGMEKGSTRIMKTLMTGFIRDYLLIIFTFIGILILVTLFSQNAFAIDLKDTVSIGVYEAILAVVMVAATITTLLAKSRLTAIISLGVVGYTLSLFFVLFRAPDLALTQLVIETVSVSLFLLCFYYLPEFRKRKVRVKFQLPNLLVALLVGTTVTLLGISANSTKLFESISHYFIENSYEKAGGENMVNVILVDFRGFDTLFEITVLCIAALAIYGMIRLRLTKEEEE, from the coding sequence TTGTCCTGGTTGCACTTGGTGATTTTATCGCCTTTTTTATTAGCCTTTGTTGTCCCGCTTCTGTATAGGAAATTCCAGCGTATTCATACAGGGTGGTTCGTTCTACCTCTTCCGCTTGTGTTGTTCATTTATTTCACACAATATATTAGTGGTGTTTCTAAGGGGGAAACATATCTACATTCGATGAAATGGATACCTAGTCTTGGCATTAACTTTGATGCTTATGTGGATGGACTTGGTCTTCTATTTTCTCTATTAATCACCGGAATTGGGACACTTGTTATTCTTTACTCCATTTATTATCTTTCTAAGACAAAAGAAGCACTGCATTCGTTTTATGTCTATTTGCTTCTTTTTATGGGTTCTATGCTAGGAGTTGTATTATCAGACAATTTAATGAACCTTTACAGCTTTTGGGAATTAACAAGCCTTTCATCTTTTTTATTGATTGGTTATTGGTACAAACGAGAGAAATCTCAATACGGAGCCTTAAAATCTATGCTCATTACCGTATTCGGAGGACTTTCCCTATTAGCAGGAATTGTGCTTTTATACGTTATGACAGGTACTTTCAGCATACGCGAAATTATCTCAAACGTAGATGTAGTCACATCAAGTCATCTATTCATTCCAGCTCTAGTCCTCATTTTATTAGGGGCCTTTACAAAATCTGCTCAGTTTCCTTTTCATATTTGGCTGCCAGATGCAATGGAAGCTCCAACCCCAGTCAGTGCATACCTTCATTCAGCTACAATGGTAAAAGCGGGAATTTATCTTTTAGCAAGACTCAGCCCTGTTTTTGCTATAAGCGCCACTTGGTTTTTTGTTATTTCAATCGTAGGACTAATTACACTGTTTTGGGGCTCGTTTTCAGCAGTAAAACAACAAGACTTGAAAGGGATTTTAGCTTTTTCAACAATTAGTCAGCTTGGGATGATTATGTCACTTATAGGAGTAGGTAGCGCAGCTATTCACTATGATTTTTTAGACGATAATATCTACTTAGTGGCTCTTACTGCAGCGGTTTTCCATTTGATTAACCACGCTACCTTCAAAGGCAGTTTGTTTATGGTAGTAGGCATCGTCGATCATGAAACAGGCACGCGTGACATTAGAAAGTTAGGCGGGTTAATGAGCTTCATGCCTGTAACATTTACCATGGCTATCATCGGCGGATTTTCAATGGCAGGTCTTCCTCCCTTTAACGGATTTTTAAGTAAAGAGATGTTTTTTACAGGCATGGTAAACGTGACAAAAATGGATATGTATAGCATGCAGACGTGGGGAATTTTGCTGCCTATCACCGCTTGGGTGGGAAGTATTTTCACTTTCGTCTATAGTATGATTCTTGTCTTTAAAACCTTTACAGGCAAATACCAGCCCGAAAAGTTGGAGAAGAAGCCGCATGAAGCACCAGTAGGCATGCTTATTTCACCTGTTATTTTAGCATCACTGGTTGTTATTTTTGGCTTTGCTCCTAATTTATTAGAATCAATCCTTATTGAGCCAACAATGGCGTCTATCGCACCTAGCCTGCTAGCTGAAGGTAAAGAATATCAAGTGCATATTAAATTTTGGCACGGATTTACGCCAGAATTATTTATGACGCTAGGGGTCATCACATTTGGTATTTTGTTATTTATGACGCTTCAAAAGTGGTCAAAAATTTATACACGATTTCCTTCTTCTTTAACGCTTAATAACGGATATAATTATGGAATTAAAGGGATGGAAAAAGGCTCAACACGTATAATGAAAACATTAATGACAGGATTTATTAGGGACTATCTTTTAATCATTTTTACTTTTATAGGCATTTTAATTCTCGTGACGCTCTTTTCTCAGAATGCCTTTGCTATTGATCTAAAAGATACTGTTTCTATCGGCGTTTATGAAGCCATACTAGCAGTTGTAATGGTTGCGGCTACTATTACAACTTTATTGGCAAAATCACGCCTCACAGCAATTATTTCGCTGGGAGTTGTTGGGTATACGCTTTCTTTATTTTTCGTATTATTCCGTGCTCCTGACTTAGCTTTGACTCAATTAGTTATTGAAACTGTATCAGTATCACTGTTTTTACTATGTTTCTACTACTTGCCGGAGTTTCGGAAACGAAAAGTAAGGGTGAAGTTTCAACTGCCAAACTTATTGGTTGCTCTTCTTGTAGGAACGACCGTTACATTGCTTGGCATATCAGCAAACAGTACGAAACTGTTTGAATCCATTTCACATTACTTTATTGAAAACAGTTATGAAAAAGCAGGCGGCGAAAACATGGTGAACGTTATCCTTGTTGACTTCCGCGGATTTGATACATTATTTGAAATTACCGTACTTTGTATAGCAGCTCTTGCTATCTATGGTATGATTCGTCTTCGGTTAACAAAGGAGGAAGAAGAGTGA
- a CDS encoding glucose-6-phosphate isomerase, with product MTHVRFDYSNALSFFGEHELTYLRDAVKVAHHSIHEKTGAGNDFLGWVDLPTEYDKEEFARIQKSAEKIKSDSDVLIVIGIGGSYLGARAAIEMLQHSFYNTLSKEQRKTPQVIFAGNNISSTYMKDLMDVLQDKDFSINVISKSGTTTEPAIAFRIFRKLLEEKYGKEEARKRIYATTDKARGALKTLADEEGYETFVIPDDVGGRYSVLTAVGLLPIAAAGLDIEQMMKGAADAQEAFSSSELEENPAYQYAVARNVLYNKGKTIEMLINYEPALQYFAEWWKQLFGESEGKDQKGIYPSSANFSTDLHSLGQYVQEGRRDIFETIVQVQDSRHELTIEEDAADLDGLNYLAGETVDFVNKKAFQGTMLAHTDGGVPNLVVNIPALDEYTFGYVVYFFEKACAISGYLLGVNPFDQPGVEAYKVNMFALLGKPGFEEKKAELEKRLK from the coding sequence ATGACACATGTTCGTTTTGATTATTCAAACGCGTTATCATTTTTTGGTGAACATGAACTTACATACTTACGTGATGCCGTGAAAGTAGCTCACCATTCAATTCATGAGAAAACAGGTGCTGGGAACGACTTTTTAGGATGGGTAGACCTTCCTACGGAGTATGACAAAGAAGAATTTGCACGCATTCAAAAAAGTGCAGAAAAAATTAAATCTGACTCAGATGTATTAATTGTTATCGGTATTGGAGGATCTTACTTAGGTGCTCGTGCTGCTATTGAAATGCTTCAGCATTCATTCTATAACACATTATCAAAAGAACAGCGTAAAACTCCGCAAGTTATTTTTGCTGGTAACAACATCAGCTCAACATACATGAAAGACTTAATGGATGTTTTACAAGATAAAGATTTCTCTATTAATGTTATTTCAAAATCTGGTACAACAACAGAACCGGCGATTGCTTTCCGTATCTTCCGTAAATTATTAGAAGAGAAATACGGCAAAGAAGAAGCACGCAAGCGTATTTATGCAACAACAGATAAAGCACGCGGCGCATTAAAAACATTAGCGGACGAAGAAGGCTATGAAACATTTGTTATTCCAGATGATGTAGGCGGCCGTTATTCAGTATTAACAGCGGTTGGCTTATTACCAATTGCTGCTGCAGGTCTTGATATCGAACAAATGATGAAAGGGGCAGCTGATGCTCAAGAAGCATTCTCATCATCAGAGCTAGAAGAGAACCCAGCTTATCAATATGCTGTAGCTCGTAATGTTCTTTATAATAAAGGAAAAACAATTGAAATGCTGATTAACTATGAGCCAGCTCTTCAATATTTTGCTGAGTGGTGGAAACAGTTATTTGGTGAAAGTGAAGGAAAAGACCAAAAAGGTATTTATCCTTCATCTGCTAACTTCTCAACGGATCTTCATTCTTTAGGTCAATATGTACAAGAAGGTCGTCGCGATATTTTTGAAACAATTGTACAAGTTCAAGATTCTCGTCATGAGCTAACAATTGAAGAAGATGCAGCGGACTTAGATGGATTAAATTACTTAGCTGGTGAAACAGTTGACTTTGTAAATAAAAAAGCGTTCCAAGGTACAATGCTAGCGCACACAGATGGAGGCGTTCCAAACTTAGTTGTGAACATTCCTGCGTTAGATGAGTATACATTCGGATATGTTGTATATTTCTTCGAAAAAGCATGCGCAATCAGCGGCTATTTATTAGGAGTAAATCCATTCGATCAGCCTGGAGTAGAAGCATATAAAGTAAATATGTTTGCTCTTCTTGGGAAACCTGGTTTTGAAGAGAAAAAAGCAGAATTAGAAAAGCGTTTGAAATAA
- a CDS encoding YugN-like family protein — MIELSSRLDGTLFKLYELEKTLKPLGYNVGGNWDYDHGSFDYKMDDEVGYQFLRIPFTATNGELDSKGTTVQIGTPFLLSHKYQIGLDDNVHNGNVSASFNQFAEPQDADGSFREKYISLGEELIREAEEALLQ, encoded by the coding sequence ATGATTGAATTATCTTCAAGATTAGACGGGACATTATTCAAACTTTATGAATTAGAAAAAACGCTTAAGCCGCTTGGGTATAACGTCGGAGGAAATTGGGATTATGACCATGGTTCATTCGACTATAAGATGGATGATGAAGTCGGCTATCAGTTTTTACGTATCCCGTTTACAGCTACGAATGGGGAACTGGATTCTAAAGGAACAACCGTACAGATTGGTACGCCATTTTTACTTTCACATAAATATCAAATTGGCCTAGATGACAATGTTCACAATGGAAATGTGAGTGCTTCATTTAATCAATTTGCAGAACCCCAAGACGCAGACGGTTCATTTCGAGAAAAGTATATCAGTTTAGGAGAAGAGCTGATCAGAGAGGCAGAAGAGGCGCTGCTTCAGTAA
- a CDS encoding potassium channel family protein yields MMEWLLFRLFRRSILVRLLFIIGCLVLLFGTLIHFLEPQTFGNVFEGIWWVIITISTIGYGDFAPTTTIGRLAAIILVLIGTGFITTYFVTLSKIAVSTESAYLEGNLKFYGKDHFIVVGWNERAKLVLESYRDAFHKEEIVLIDESLTKNPMICDRVHFIKGSPSHYEVLELANARYAKKVLITADQHKAEEYADMNTIVTLVALQGVNPSIYSIVELLTKKHIQNAQNLGVNEMIKTNELISQVMYEHIFVKKLESLKKE; encoded by the coding sequence ATGATGGAATGGCTATTATTTCGACTTTTTCGTCGTTCTATTTTAGTGCGGCTTCTTTTTATTATCGGCTGCCTTGTTCTACTTTTTGGCACGCTTATACATTTCCTAGAGCCGCAAACGTTTGGAAATGTGTTTGAAGGAATTTGGTGGGTTATTATTACAATCTCTACTATAGGGTACGGTGATTTCGCTCCAACCACTACGATTGGAAGATTAGCTGCAATTATTTTAGTCCTGATCGGAACGGGCTTCATTACTACTTATTTTGTCACGCTTTCTAAAATTGCTGTTTCCACTGAGAGCGCTTATTTAGAAGGAAATTTAAAATTCTATGGAAAAGACCACTTCATCGTTGTCGGGTGGAACGAGCGCGCCAAGCTAGTATTAGAATCTTATCGCGACGCATTTCATAAAGAAGAAATTGTTCTTATTGACGAATCTCTGACTAAAAACCCCATGATTTGTGATCGCGTTCATTTTATTAAAGGAAGTCCTTCTCACTATGAAGTATTAGAGCTTGCCAACGCTCGGTACGCAAAAAAAGTGCTGATTACAGCGGATCAGCATAAGGCAGAAGAATATGCAGATATGAACACTATTGTTACGCTAGTCGCTCTGCAAGGAGTGAACCCTTCTATTTACAGCATCGTTGAATTGTTAACAAAAAAGCATATTCAAAATGCGCAAAATTTGGGTGTAAATGAAATGATTAAAACAAACGAGTTAATCAGTCAGGTCATGTATGAACATATTTTTGTGAAGAAATTAGAGAGTTTAAAAAAAGAATAG
- a CDS encoding VOC family protein, protein MAILKFEHVGVQVKDIEESIEFYTQKVGLELIETLPHTDPSLKLAFLGLEGNVIVELIQGYNSSLPNEGKVHHFALAVDGIEEEFERLKSAGVSFVEENIVTLPNGARYLFFYGPDKEWIEYYEVKR, encoded by the coding sequence ATGGCAATTTTAAAATTTGAACATGTAGGCGTTCAAGTAAAGGATATAGAAGAATCTATTGAGTTTTATACACAAAAAGTGGGATTAGAGCTCATCGAAACACTACCACATACCGATCCGTCTTTGAAACTAGCTTTTCTAGGTTTAGAAGGCAATGTAATCGTAGAGTTAATTCAAGGGTATAACTCAAGCTTACCTAACGAAGGTAAAGTTCATCATTTTGCGCTGGCAGTAGACGGAATTGAAGAGGAGTTTGAGCGTTTAAAATCAGCAGGCGTTTCATTTGTGGAAGAAAACATTGTAACTTTGCCAAATGGAGCAAGATACTTATTTTTCTATGGTCCAGACAAAGAATGGATTGAATATTACGAAGTAAAAAGATAA
- the cdaS gene encoding sporulation-specific diadenylate cyclase CdaS, whose protein sequence is MERPPFQLDDTIKNNVRTYLQQISTEASNLIKHLDTSDHCILCDFEEMRRLFQDVQATAASYYLRHYLSPYTFEYAALSLAIHNLSEKRHGALIVIEREQNVDPLIQKGMPIQAPVSATLVETLFYPGTPLHDGAVLIRNNQLISAANVLPLSSIISRNKKLGTRHRAAIGMSEKSDALILVVSEETGKISFALDGSLYPIHSSKNMI, encoded by the coding sequence ATGGAGAGACCACCCTTTCAATTAGACGATACAATTAAAAATAACGTGCGAACATATTTACAGCAGATTTCAACTGAAGCCTCTAATTTAATTAAACATTTAGACACGAGTGATCATTGTATCCTATGTGATTTTGAGGAGATGAGAAGGTTATTTCAAGATGTTCAAGCTACGGCCGCCTCTTATTACTTGCGTCATTACTTATCGCCTTATACATTTGAATATGCTGCTCTGTCCTTAGCTATTCATAACCTTTCTGAGAAACGTCACGGCGCTTTAATTGTCATTGAACGGGAACAAAATGTAGACCCTCTTATTCAAAAAGGAATGCCTATTCAAGCTCCTGTCAGCGCTACGCTAGTTGAGACGCTGTTCTATCCAGGGACACCCTTACATGACGGAGCCGTCCTAATTAGAAACAATCAGCTTATTTCAGCTGCTAATGTTTTACCTCTCTCGTCTATTATTTCAAGGAACAAAAAATTAGGAACACGTCACCGTGCAGCCATTGGAATGTCGGAAAAATCGGATGCATTAATTTTAGTTGTATCTGAAGAAACAGGTAAAATTTCGTTTGCTCTTGATGGAAGCCTCTACCCTATTCACTCCAGCAAAAATATGATTTAA
- a CDS encoding phosphoadenylyl-sulfate reductase: MADLYTYENWSDTFPEFDSEDETKGALSALQWAYDTYGDSIIYASSFGIEGIVLIDLISKVKKDAEIVFLDTGVHFKETYEVIDAIKERFPDLRIHMKKPDLTLAEQAEKHGDELWKSQPNLCCQIRKIIPLRESLAPYDAWISGLRREQSESRANTNYFNKDEKFKKVKVCPLIHWSWKEIWRYVYKHDLPYNKLHDQGYPSIGCEPCTAPAYNVDDLRSGRWAGTQKVECGLHES, from the coding sequence ATGGCAGATTTATATACGTACGAAAACTGGAGCGATACATTTCCAGAGTTCGACAGTGAAGATGAAACAAAAGGAGCCCTTTCAGCATTGCAGTGGGCGTATGATACCTACGGAGATTCAATTATCTATGCATCAAGCTTTGGGATCGAAGGAATCGTGTTAATTGATTTAATTTCAAAAGTGAAAAAAGATGCTGAAATTGTCTTTTTAGATACAGGCGTTCATTTTAAAGAAACATATGAAGTGATTGATGCAATTAAAGAACGCTTCCCTGATTTACGTATTCATATGAAAAAACCGGATTTAACTCTTGCAGAACAAGCTGAAAAACATGGAGATGAGCTTTGGAAGAGTCAGCCTAACCTATGCTGTCAAATTCGAAAAATCATCCCATTAAGAGAATCTCTTGCTCCTTATGATGCGTGGATTTCTGGTTTGAGACGCGAGCAGTCTGAGTCTCGTGCCAACACGAATTATTTTAATAAAGATGAGAAATTCAAGAAAGTTAAAGTTTGTCCGTTAATTCATTGGTCTTGGAAGGAAATTTGGCGCTATGTGTATAAGCATGATTTGCCATATAACAAACTTCATGATCAAGGCTACCCAAGTATCGGCTGTGAGCCTTGTACCGCACCTGCCTACAATGTAGACGATTTACGTTCAGGAAGATGGGCAGGTACGCAAAAAGTTGAGTGCGGATTACACGAATCTTAA